In Brevibacterium pigmentatum, the sequence CGGACGGACCGAACCTCATCCTCGACGACGGCGGCGACGCCACCATGTACGTGCTCAAAGGCACCGAATTCGAAGCCGCCGGGGGAGTGCCCACCGCCGGTGCCGAGGACCCGGAGGAGTTCAAGGTCCTGCTCAAGCAGATCGTCGCGTCCATCGAGGCCGCTCCCGGCCGGTTCGCTCGCCTGGCCGCCGGGATCAAGGGCGTGAGCGAGGAGACGACGACGGGAGTCAACCGCCTCTACCGCCTTGCTGAGCAGGACGGACTGCCGTTCCCGGCCATCAACGTCAACGACTCGGTGACGAAATCGAAGTTCGACAACCGCTACGGCATCCGCCATTCGCTGCCCGACGGACTCAACCGTGCCACCGACGTCCTCATCGGCGGAAAGATCGCCGTCGTCGTCGGCTACGGCGACGTCGGCAAGGGTGCGGCCGAGGCCCTCCGCGGGCAGGGTGCGCGCGTCATCGTCACCGAGATCGACCCGATCTGTGCGCTGCAGGCGACGATGGACGGCTACCAGGTCGACCACCTCGCCGAGGCGGCTCCCCAGGCCGACATCATCATCACCACGACCGGCAACACCAGGGTCGTCGACGTCGATGTGCTGCAGACGCTCAAACCCGGCGCCATCGTCGGCAACGTCGGTCACTTCGACGACGAGATCGATCTCGCCGGTCTGTCCCGCCTGCCCGGAGTGGAGAAGGTCGAGATCAAACCGCAGGTCCACGAGTGGAGCGTGCCCGTGACCGCCGAGGCGGGACTCGACCGCGATCGCACGGACTTCCTCGTCCTCTCCGAGGGACGCCTGCTCAATCTGGGCAACGCCACCGGTCATCCGTCGTTCGTGATGAGCGCATCGTTCAGCAACCAGGTGCTCGCCCAGATCGAGCTGTGGAACGCCCACGCCGACTACGGCAACTCGGTGCACCGACTGGCGAAGGAACTCGACGAGAAGGTGGCGCGCCTTCATCTGCCGGCTCTCGGCGCGAAGCTGTCGGAGCTGAGCAAGGAACAGGCCGAGTACATCGGTGTGGACGTGGCGG encodes:
- the ahcY gene encoding adenosylhomocysteinase, whose translation is MLDSTDFKVADLSLAEAGRHQIRLAEREMPGLMALREEYASTAPLAGARIAGSLHMTVQTAVLIETLGALGAEVRWASCNIFSTQDEAAAAVVVGSGTPEAPAGVPVFAWKGETLEEYWWAADKIFDFADGPNLILDDGGDATMYVLKGTEFEAAGGVPTAGAEDPEEFKVLLKQIVASIEAAPGRFARLAAGIKGVSEETTTGVNRLYRLAEQDGLPFPAINVNDSVTKSKFDNRYGIRHSLPDGLNRATDVLIGGKIAVVVGYGDVGKGAAEALRGQGARVIVTEIDPICALQATMDGYQVDHLAEAAPQADIIITTTGNTRVVDVDVLQTLKPGAIVGNVGHFDDEIDLAGLSRLPGVEKVEIKPQVHEWSVPVTAEAGLDRDRTDFLVLSEGRLLNLGNATGHPSFVMSASFSNQVLAQIELWNAHADYGNSVHRLAKELDEKVARLHLPALGAKLSELSKEQAEYIGVDVAGPFKPEHYRY